From the genome of Notolabrus celidotus isolate fNotCel1 chromosome 5, fNotCel1.pri, whole genome shotgun sequence, one region includes:
- the LOC117813048 gene encoding potassium channel subfamily K member 4 — protein sequence MPPPSECEADGLPSGYGSRDSILKPGEKRVWKRARRGQLQAISSCSSWDLSPTSTEAGKGKQQPVFGLGGGASMRCSTLLGILTGVLLYLVLGAVVFRALETPREMGKHMQLQDTRQEFLMNFTCVDPENLQKLIEGLVDAMGAGVDPNSNNTFVSSWDLASAFFFSGTIITTIGFGNISPKTEGGQLFCIFYALVGIPMFGFLLAGVGDHLGTGLRKAVLKIETLFRKWKVSPTIVRVISAVLSILLGCLLFVAVPILVFQEVEQWSLLESAYFVVITLTTVGFGDYVAGDSGNEGSDHWYKPLVWFWILLGLAYFASVLTMIGNWLRVLSKKTRAEMEELRAHATDWTQNIQNMSVDFRIPGKMDDPFKRRRKKRRHGPRNHGHSVSANGAPEENQEQHENQSESGSSSASSSSNESESESETDSQATQTEQVPEEKIPEPVKEEILPEPHLSQPLDYFGENLAFIDESSDTQSAKVHLDPMLDSTESKSRSVQPKRRRHRRPVPQRSPRVNRLNQEKRESNGNPKPVPDPPLKPQADHRISTAQV from the exons A TGCCCCCTCCCTCAGAGTGTGAGGCGGACGGCCTCCCCAGTGGTTACGGGTCCAGGGATTCGATCCTAAAGCCTGGGGAGAAGAGGGTCTGGAAGAGAGCAAGGCGTGGGCAGCTACAGGCGATCAGCAG ctgcagcagctgggaTCTCAGTCCCACCAGCACTGAGGCAGGCAAAGGGAAGCAGCAGCCTGTGTTTGGACTAGGCGGAGGTGCATCCATGCGTTGCTCCACTTTGCTCGGCATCCTCACCGGGGTGCTTCTGTACCTGGTGCTGGGAGCAGTGGTGTTTCGTGCCCTGGAGACTCCACGTGAGATGGGCAAGCACATGCAGCTCCAGGACACACGCCAGGAGTTTTTGATGAACTTCACCTGCGTCGACCCTGAAAATCTACAGAAACTTATAGAG GGACTGGTGGATGCAATGGGTGCAGGTGTGGATCCCAACAGTAACAACACCTTTGTCAGCTCATGGGATCTGGCCAGTGCCTTTTTCTTCTCAGGAACTATCATCACAACCATTG GTTTTGGAAACATCTCCCCAAAGACAGAAGGTGGCCAGCTGTTCTGTATTTTCTACGCCCTGGTGGGAATCCCAATGTTTGGTTTCCTGCTGGCTGGAGTCGGTGACCATCTGGGTACTGGACTGAGGAAAGCTGTTCTGAAAATAGAGACTCTCTTCCGG AAATGGAAAGTAAGTCCAACCATAGTGCGAGTGatctcagctgtcctgtccatccTGCTGGGCTGCCTGCTATTCGTTGCAGTGCCTATCCTGGTTTTCCAGGAGGTGGAGCAGTGGAGTCTGCTGGAGTCCGCCTACTTTGTAGTTATCACCCTGACAACAGTTGGGTTTGGAGACTATGTTGCAG GGGATTCTGGGAATGAGGGCAGTGACCACTGGTACAAGCCTCTGGTGTGGTTTTGGATCTTACTGGGCCTCGCCTACTTTGCATCAGTCCTTACAATGATTGGAAACTGGCTTCGGGTTTTATCCAAGAAGACAAGGGCTGag ATGGAGGAACTTCGAGCCCACGCCACAGACTGGACCCAAAACATCCAGAATATGTCAGTGGATTTCCGCATCCCAGGAAAAATGGATGACCCCTTCAAGCGCCGCCGGAAAAAGCGCCGTCACGGCCCTCGCAACCATGGTCACAGTGTGTCAGCTAACGGCGCCCCTGAAGAAAACCAAGAGCAGCACGAGAATCAATCAGAGTCTGGatcttcctctgcctcctcctcttctaatGAGTCGGAGTCTGAATCCGAAACAGACTCTCAGGCCACGCAGACGGAGCAAGTTCCTGAAGAGAAAATCCCAGAGCCTGTAAAGGAGGAGATTCTTCCAGAGCCTCACCTGTCTCAGCCGTTGGACTACTTTGGAGAGAACCTCGCGTTTATCGACGAGTCTTCAGATACTCAGAGTGCTAAAGTACATTTGGATCCTATGTTGGATTCAACAGAGTCCAAATCTAGATCTGTTCAACCCAAGAGGAGACGCCATAGGAGACCAGTACCACAAAGAAGCCCCAGAGTCAACCGCTTAAACCAGGAGAAGAGGGAGTCCAATGGAAACCCAAAACCAGTCCCAGATCCACCACTGAAGCCTCAAGCAGATCACAGAATATCCACTGCACAAGTATAG